Within the Leptotrichia sp. oral taxon 498 genome, the region GCGTTTTAAATTTAATTTTAAAATTTTGGAGATAATGTTATGAAATGTGACAGTTTAGAAGAAGTGAGAGAAAATATTGATAATATAGACGATAAAATTATAAAATTAATTGCACAGCGTTCAGATTATGTAAAACAGGCTGCTTATTTTAAAAAGTCAAAAACAGATGTAAAAGCGGCTGACAGAGTTGAAAAAATAATAAAAAAGGTCAGGGAGAAAGCCAAAGTTTATGATTGTAGTCCAGATGTTGTGGAATTGATTTACAGAGATATGATAAATTATTTCGTTGGTGAAGAAATGAAAACTTTTGAAAAAAATAAATAGTCAATAAAAAAGAAACTGCTTTAAATTTAAGAGTTTCTTTTTTTTTATAAATTTTTATCTAAAATTATTTAAAATATCTTCATAATATTTCTTATATTTAGCTCCAATAATTTTTAAATCTCTTTCACAAGCTATATTATATGCATTTTTTACAATATCATCCAAATTTTCAACTTTATTTTCCACAATATTTTTTATTTTTTGACAAAATTCTTCGTTATCTTTAGCTTTAAAACAGCTCTTGCCGTCTTCAATCCAATCGTTGTAAACGGGGATGTCCCTTACAACTAATGGAAGTTCTGCTGAAAAAGTTTCAAGTACGACAATTCCTTCATTTTCTTCATAAGTTGTGAATAAAAATACTTTTGCTGCACTAAAAGCACCAATTAAAATATCTTTTTCTACATATCCTGGAAAAATTAAATTTTTGGGCGGATTTTCAATTATATCTTGAATTCTCTTTGGAAGCATTGATTTTACGCTTGACGAGCCAAACCACAAAAACTGATAATTGCTGCATTTATTTACGATTTTTACAAAATCTCTTATTCCTTTTCGCTCAAAAGGTAGACCTGCTGTGATTATAAGCGGTTTTTTTATGTCGTAAATATTTTTATATTCGTCTAAAAATTTTTTCTTTAATTCTTCACTTTTTTTAAATTTTTTTGTATTTACACCATTTGAAATAACTCTTATTTCTTTGTCTTCTTCTAAATATTTAGACTTTATCAAATTTTTGGTATATTCTGATGGAGAAATTAAGTAATCGGCAGCATTGTATAATTTTTTTGCCCAAAACTTTATTATTGGAGACAGAAAATAACTTCCTTTTATGCTTCCGCGAAAATCTTCATAAGTTGTATGTGTATGAAAAATAACAGGCTTCTTTAATTTTTTTGCTTCTTTTAACATCTCATAAGACTTTATTCCAATTGTATTTATGTGAACTAAATCATAGCTGTCCTCTTTATTTAATGTAACTTCGACATCATTTTCTCCAAGGGCTTCTATCTGATGATTTAGGGCTTGCCCAACGCCTGATTTGCTGAATGAATTTTTCCCCTCTGAATAAAGTAAAACTTTCACTACTATCATACTCCTCTATCGTTTTTTTATAAAGCGCTTCCACACGGTTTCCAAAATTTTCGGCTGTGTAATCCATAGAAACTGTAAAAGCATTTTTAATCATTTTTTTTCTAAACTCAATGTCCTCTTTTAATTTTTTTATATTTTCAATAAATTCCTCTTCATTTCTGTAAACTAGTCCAGCTTCAGTTTCTACAAGCAAATCTTCCAAATTTAAATCATATCTTGCATTAACTGGAACTTTTGCAACCATAGCTTCGACAAATGTAAGTCCCTGCGTTTCTGAAACACTCGCATTTAAAAAGACTTCTCCAATTTGGTAATAAATTGCAACTTTTTCATGCGGAACTTCTCCCACGAAGATAACCCTGTCTGAGATTCCAAGTTTTTTGGCCTGTTCTTTTAATTTATCGCCTGTATCTCCATAGCTTTTTCCAACAATCATAAATTTACATTTTGGATCACTAATTTTAGAAAACATGTCAATTAGCACATCAATACTTTTTTCCTGCGCCACTCTTCCGACATAGACACACAAAAAGTCGTCTTTTTCGACTCCAAAACTTTCTCTTATAAATTCTCTGTCTTCATCGGTGTAATTTTCACGATAAAATTTATCGACATAAATTCCAGTTGGAATTATATTTGGCTCTTTTTTTATTCCATAAGATTTTAATATGACAGCTACTTTTCTTGTTGGAACAATTAATTCGTTACATCTTTCACAGTAAAATTTACTTATCGCAGCTGCCACTTTCTTTCGTTGATTTTTTAAGTGATTTCCAAAAATGTAATGTCCGTAATATTCATACAAGGTGTGATAAGTGTGAATTAATGGAATTTCAAGTTTTGTTGCAACAAATCTTGCAAATGTTCCAACTCCCCATTCTGTTTGGCAATGAATTACATCAAGATCCAATTTGCTTATTTTTTTTATAATCTTTGCGGAATAGACAAGTCCTAATCTATATTGTGGCGCAGGTTTAAACTCTATGCTTGGGATTCTTAAAACATTGGGTTCAATCGCTTTTGCATCAGGATCAGTTGTCGTTATGATGTAAACTTTATGTCCTTTTTTTCTAAGTTCTTTTTCTAACGTTGTAATCGAACTTACAACTCCGTTCACTTGCGGTTTGTATGTGTCAGTAAATATACCTACTCTCATAAACTTTACTCCTTTTATTTTTTATTTTTTAAATAAAAATTTAAAATTCTTCCAAGAAAAATTTTCCAATTTTTCCCATTCGATAATCCTTTAAAAGTCGCTTAGAAACAATGCTGTAATCGTGCTCATCAGCTTTTGAAATTCCAAGCCTAGTTTCAAGAATACTTAAAATCTTGTGATTATCCAGCTCATAAATATTACTGTTTTCAAAATATTTTTCC harbors:
- a CDS encoding chorismate mutase — protein: MKCDSLEEVRENIDNIDDKIIKLIAQRSDYVKQAAYFKKSKTDVKAADRVEKIIKKVREKAKVYDCSPDVVELIYRDMINYFVGEEMKTFEKNK
- a CDS encoding glycosyltransferase, whose protein sequence is MRVGIFTDTYKPQVNGVVSSITTLEKELRKKGHKVYIITTTDPDAKAIEPNVLRIPSIEFKPAPQYRLGLVYSAKIIKKISKLDLDVIHCQTEWGVGTFARFVATKLEIPLIHTYHTLYEYYGHYIFGNHLKNQRKKVAAAISKFYCERCNELIVPTRKVAVILKSYGIKKEPNIIPTGIYVDKFYRENYTDEDREFIRESFGVEKDDFLCVYVGRVAQEKSIDVLIDMFSKISDPKCKFMIVGKSYGDTGDKLKEQAKKLGISDRVIFVGEVPHEKVAIYYQIGEVFLNASVSETQGLTFVEAMVAKVPVNARYDLNLEDLLVETEAGLVYRNEEEFIENIKKLKEDIEFRKKMIKNAFTVSMDYTAENFGNRVEALYKKTIEEYDSSESFTLFRGEKFIQQIRRWASPKSSDRSPWRK
- a CDS encoding glycosyltransferase family 4 protein yields the protein MIVVKVLLYSEGKNSFSKSGVGQALNHQIEALGENDVEVTLNKEDSYDLVHINTIGIKSYEMLKEAKKLKKPVIFHTHTTYEDFRGSIKGSYFLSPIIKFWAKKLYNAADYLISPSEYTKNLIKSKYLEEDKEIRVISNGVNTKKFKKSEELKKKFLDEYKNIYDIKKPLIITAGLPFERKGIRDFVKIVNKCSNYQFLWFGSSSVKSMLPKRIQDIIENPPKNLIFPGYVEKDILIGAFSAAKVFLFTTYEENEGIVVLETFSAELPLVVRDIPVYNDWIEDGKSCFKAKDNEEFCQKIKNIVENKVENLDDIVKNAYNIACERDLKIIGAKYKKYYEDILNNFR